In a single window of the Flavivirga spongiicola genome:
- a CDS encoding dihydrofolate reductase family protein has product MTYKNIVFIGKSLDGFIAGKNGELDWLDMIPNPEQNGMGYYDLMEEIDAIVMGKTTFESVLSFDIDWPYKKHVFVLSYSLSKIPETLKEKVTLLKGNEKNILNLIHNKGFNNLYIDGGKTVQNFLKADLIDELRISTIPIVLGDGIPLFDILPKSLVFDHVKTEVFLDQIVQSHYQRKK; this is encoded by the coding sequence ATGACATATAAGAACATCGTGTTTATTGGCAAAAGCTTAGACGGTTTTATTGCTGGAAAAAATGGCGAATTGGATTGGCTAGATATGATTCCAAACCCAGAACAAAATGGTATGGGCTATTATGACTTAATGGAAGAAATAGATGCGATTGTAATGGGGAAAACAACATTCGAATCAGTTCTTAGTTTTGATATTGATTGGCCCTATAAAAAACATGTATTTGTCTTAAGTTATTCTTTGAGCAAAATCCCTGAAACACTTAAAGAAAAAGTAACCTTACTAAAAGGCAATGAAAAAAATATTTTAAACCTCATTCACAACAAAGGGTTTAACAATTTATATATTGATGGAGGAAAAACAGTTCAAAATTTTCTTAAAGCCGATTTAATTGATGAACTTAGAATTTCAACCATTCCAATTGTATTGGGAGATGGTATTCCATTATTTGATATACTCCCAAAATCACTAGTGTTTGATCATGTTAAAACAGAAGTGTTTTTAGATCAGATTGTTCAAAGTCATTATCAACGAAAAAAATAA
- a CDS encoding fructosamine kinase family protein, protein MNNDLKIHLSSILKESITRVSPLHGGDISNAYRIETSNNSYFLKLNEAINAAKIFQAEVYGLQLIGETNTIKTPRVLASDTFQNSAFLLMEFIENKSPSSNDFKNLGHQLAQLHKYTSEKFGLDQDNFIGSLPQSNKPNKTWIDFYTTERLLPQLELAKQKHLLSKMECPSVQKIKDVLKSLFKDIKPALLHGDLWSGNYIISKNDVPYLIDPAAHYGHHEVDIAMTKLFGGFNEFFYDAYDSNFTRDKNTSNRIEIYQLYYLLVHLNLFGRSYYGSVSTILKKYF, encoded by the coding sequence ATGAACAATGATTTAAAAATACATCTTTCAAGCATTCTTAAAGAATCTATTACTAGAGTCTCCCCTCTTCATGGTGGTGATATTTCAAATGCTTATCGAATTGAAACTTCAAATAATTCTTATTTTTTAAAATTAAATGAGGCTATAAATGCCGCAAAGATATTTCAAGCTGAAGTATACGGACTTCAATTGATTGGAGAAACAAATACCATAAAAACACCTAGAGTTCTAGCTTCTGACACCTTTCAAAATAGTGCTTTTCTCTTAATGGAGTTTATTGAAAATAAATCGCCTTCGTCTAATGATTTTAAAAACTTAGGGCATCAACTAGCTCAACTACATAAATACACATCTGAAAAATTTGGTTTAGATCAAGATAATTTTATTGGTAGTTTACCCCAAAGTAATAAACCAAATAAAACTTGGATAGATTTTTATACGACTGAACGCTTATTACCGCAACTGGAATTAGCCAAACAAAAACACTTGCTTTCTAAAATGGAGTGTCCATCTGTACAAAAAATCAAAGATGTCCTAAAATCTTTATTTAAAGACATAAAACCAGCTTTATTACATGGTGATTTATGGAGTGGTAATTATATCATTTCTAAAAATGACGTGCCATATCTCATAGATCCTGCTGCTCATTACGGGCATCATGAAGTTGATATTGCCATGACTAAATTGTTTGGTGGTTTTAATGAATTCTTTTATGATGCATATGACTCCAATTTTACAAGAGACAAGAATACTTCTAATAGAATAGAAATCTATCAATTGTATTACCTTTTAGTTCATTTAAATTTATTTGGTAGGTCTTATTATGGTTCTGTGTCTACTATCTTGAAAAAGTATTTTTGA
- a CDS encoding DUF6934 family protein has protein sequence MNNIPAYKTELLKSKTRKIQYLFESKGYKSIIKAIEYTPVAKRDGKVVYNLGFGDYNEENGNIFDNSNSNNGDMRKVFSTVLNTIPKFFNENENAAIWVQGSDSADDFKQLCEVACKKNCEDLCKNFNRRIKTYRYYINRNFTELSKEYLFFGLTNEKKATITQYTPENEYIGLLVFKKN, from the coding sequence TTGAACAACATACCTGCTTATAAAACCGAATTACTCAAATCTAAAACACGAAAAATTCAATATTTATTTGAAAGTAAGGGGTACAAATCAATAATTAAAGCCATTGAATACACTCCAGTTGCCAAAAGAGATGGAAAAGTAGTCTATAATTTAGGATTTGGGGACTATAATGAAGAAAATGGCAACATTTTCGATAATTCAAATAGTAATAATGGAGATATGAGAAAAGTATTCAGTACCGTTCTAAATACAATTCCTAAGTTCTTTAATGAAAATGAAAATGCAGCTATTTGGGTTCAAGGTAGTGATAGTGCAGATGATTTTAAGCAACTTTGTGAAGTTGCTTGTAAAAAGAACTGTGAAGATCTTTGTAAAAATTTTAACAGAAGGATTAAAACGTACAGATACTATATAAATAGAAATTTCACTGAATTAAGTAAAGAGTATCTATTTTTTGGGTTAACAAATGAAAAAAAAGCCACTATAACACAGTATACACCTGAAAATGAATATATTGGACTTTTGGTTTTTAAGAAAAATTGA